The sequence TCTCCTTCTCGTGCCGCAACAGGTCGGCTTGGTCGGCCTCGTAGGTCATGGTGGCTGCCGGCCAGCCCCAGGCTGGGCCGAATATGGTCCACAGCCGCTCGCGCGAACCCATCACGGCCGGATAGTCGAGCGCGGTGTCCGCCTCCCGGATCGGCCGCAGGTGATGACCACTGCCCGGCAGCGGTACAAGGACGGGATGGACGAAGTCGTCGGGGAGCCAGCTCATAGCGCCCGACCGTAGCAGCGCGCGGCCGTCCGCTCCCCTGGATTTTCCCCGTATACCGCCAGGCCCGGCTCTCATGCCGGGCAGTGCCCGCGATCACCCGATCGAGACTCCCGATCGATCGACAGACTCCATGACCGGTATGGCAACGGCTCCTTGGACGGTGTCTTGAGCGGCGATCGATCGTTGCTTCGGCACGGACATCGTTGAGCGGCCGGTGGCGGACGGCCTGTAGGCGATCTTTCAGGACTTGGCGCTGGAGTCGTCGGTACGCGCTCAAGGCGGAGGCCGGCGGCGGTGCGATGACCGCGCGCCCCTGGCCGCGATCATCTTCGTGGCGAACTCGGGCCGTACTTGGCGGCAGTTACCGCCCGTCTTCGGTGCCTCCTGGCGGACGGTGCACCGGCGTTTCACGGACCGGTCAACGGCGCGGGTGTGGGCCAAACTGCACCGCGGCGTCCTTGAGCGACTGGGTGTGTACGGCGAGCTGGACTGGGCGCGCTGCGCGATCGACTTGGTCAGTATCCGGGAGGTCGAAGGGGGCCGTTGACTGGACCGAATCCGACCGATCGCGGCAAGCTCGGATCGAAGATTCACGTCATCTGTCACCACAACGGGCTGCCGCTCTCGGTGGGCATCTCCGGCGCTAACCTTCACGACAGTCAGGCGCTGATCGCACTGATGCGCGGCATCCTGCCGATCCGCTCCCGCCATGGACCCCGGCGCTGTCGTGTTGGAGGGGACGCGGCCGCCGCCAAGCCCCCGCGCCCGCTCAGGCCGCCCCGCCCGCACCCGGCGCTCCTGCTGCTGCGCCGGGTGCGGGACAGACACCGTCGATCCGCGCTCTGTGCCCGCGAGCACGGACGCGCAGCGCTCCTGGGGCCCCCTCGAACTCGGCGACCGGGCCCGCGGCCTGGACTGGTTGAGGGTGCACCCTGCCGGAGCGGGACGCGGGTCTGTTGGTCGGCTCATGTCTGCGGCTCGTGCCGGCCGCCCGTATGCAGAACATCAGCGAGAAGGACAGGACACAGCGTTGCCCGGTACCTGAACCGCACGACGGCCGACACTTTTTGGAAGCGGGACACGGGCGTGGCCCTGGCGGGCCGGCTCGTGGACGCCACCCTCCGCGCCCTGACCACGCCGCTGACCACACGGCCCGCGCCCGCGTCCGACTGTGGGTCTCCCAGGTTGCGGCCCGCTTCGGCTCCACCACCACCCCGGCTGGCTCCCGGGCAGACGTCATCGCAGTGGTCGCGGCTTCGGCGCGGCCGCGGGGAGTCAATGCCGGCAGGACGGCCGAACGCGGAGCAGTTCGGTCCGTAGTACGGGTGTGCCGTCGACCGGTGCCGGGTCCTCGGCGGTCGGCTCGATTCCTCCGGCGGCGGTTTTGTCGAGTGTTGCCAGGCCGTCGGGGCCGACCGTGCCGAACACCGTGTAGTTCGGGCGTAGTGCGGAGTCGCCGTAGACGACGAAGAACTGTGAGCCGTTCGTGTCCGGACCGGCGTTGGCCATCGCCAGCAGGCCGCGCCCGTACAGGCGGCGCGCCCCGGTCGGATCGGTCGGCGCGGGTGGCAGATCCACCGGCAGCTCGTCCTTGTACTTGTACCCGGGCCCTCCCTCACCGGTACCGGTCGGGTCGCCGCACTGCAGGACCTTCAGCGTCGGATACGCCGTCAGACGGTGGCACACCGTCCGGTCGTAGAACCCATGCCGTGCCAGGTGGAGGAAACTCTGGACCGTGCACGGCGCCTTGGCCTGGTCCAGACGCAGCGGGAGCGGACCCTGGCTGGTCGGAACGGCCATGTCAACCATGCCACGGCTGGGGGTGCGCCGCGGGTCGGGCGGCAGCGGAACATGACGCGCGGGCGGCTCGTCCGGTGTCTGTGTGTATTGGCAAGGGCCGTGCGTGGTGCGTGGCGGAGCGCCGTCGGAAGCGGTGGCGGCGCTTCCTCCGGACACGACTAACGTCACGGCCGCGAATGCGCTGATCAGTGCTCGGTTCATCTTGTGCGCCCTCCTGATGATCGCCAGGTTTTGGAGCGGTCGCAGTCTAGGGCGTGGTGTGGTCGGCGGGAATGGTCCACGGTAGGCGGCCGGCGAGGGACCAGGACCGCGGCGGGTCGGACGTGGTGGCGGGCGCCGGGCAGCGCCCCGGCGGCCTGGTCCTCGACGGATAGCTCGTCGTCGAGGACACCGCGGCCGGCAGGCTGTCGTTTCAGGGCGAGTGTTGAGGAGCCGGCCGCACAGCCCTGGCGATGGCCTCGCCTGTGCCGACGTCCAAGGGTTCGGGGTTGATTGTGGTTCTGGTCCGTCCCGTCCGGCCTGTGCGCGGGGAAGTCCTCCCTGGCCTCGGCGGGAACCGCCCTGGCCGGCTCCTGACGGTGACCACGGCCGTCGAGCGAGACCGCGATGACCGTGCGGATACTGGGCGTGGCTGCTGCTGGAGCCGGACCGGTCCTTGTCGAGCAGCAGCACGAGGGACATTGACGACACGGGCCATGACGGGCTGTGGCCGGATGGCTGGAAGGCGACGGTGCGGACGTGCGCGGCCCGGTCCAGGGGCGCCACCCCCGGAGAGTCGTCACGTCGGCATCTTCCACCAGAAAGTTGGAAGATGCCGAGGCTTCACTCTCGAGCGTCGAAACCGTGCGCCCTCCCTCACAGTCTCCGGGGGCCGACTCCGTCCTCGGCGAGCGCGTCGCCTGGGTTCAGCAGAGCGCAGGCCTTCATCGAGAGGCATCCACAGCCGATGCATCCGGTGAGCTCGGCCTCGAGCCGCTCGATGGTCTGCCGACGCTCCTCCAGTCGACGCTTCCAGCCACGCGAGGCGAGCTGCCACTCCTGGTGACTCGGCGGGCGGTCGAGCGGCACATCAGCGAACGCCTCCCGGAGGTCCTGCAACGGGATGCCGATCCGTTTCGCCACCGAGATCAATGCGATCCGGCGCAGCATGTGCCGCGGGTAGCGGCGCTGGTTGCGGTTGTCGCGTTCGGACGCGATCAGGCCGAGCTCTTCGTAGAACCGCAGTGCAGAGACAGCCGCTCCGGTCCGCGCGCTCACGTCACCGATGCTCAGCCAGTCGTCCGGCGTGGCCCGTTCGGCTTCGGAACGGTCGCTGCTCATACAGGGCGCCTCCTCTTGACCTCAAGTCTACTTGAGCCCCTACGGTCGGCCGCGTTGAGCCGGAACGGCAAGCAGGAACGATCTGGAGAGGATGGCAGTTCGATGACGTTTGTGATCGCTTTGCCCTGTGTGGACGTCAAGGACAAGGCATGCATCGATGAGTGCCCTGTCGATTGCATCTACGAGGGTGATCGGATGCTCTACATCCACCCGGACGAGTGCATCGACTGCGGCGCATGTGAGCCGGCGTGCCCCGTTGAAGCGATCTTCTTCGAAGACGACACCCCGCAGGAATGGCGGCACTTCAATACCGTGAACGCCGAGTTCTTCTCCGACCTCGGCTCCCCCGGCAGCAGCGCCAAGCTCGGTCCGATCGGCAGGGACCATCCGATCGTGGCGGCGCTGCCGCCTCAAGAAGCCGATTGAGTCCGAGAGTTGTCACCTCAGCGCCTCCTACCGGCATGTTCGAAGAGGGTGAGGTTTCCTTGAACGGCTCGGCCGAAGTGTCGCCGGTCAGAACTGGCCTGGCGGTTTATCGGGTGGCGTGACTGCCGCTTCGGGCTGGTTATGTTTCAGAAATCTGGGCTTCGAGCCGGGAGATTCGCCGATCTGGGAAGCGTGTGCGGCGGCTCGTCCGCCGTGCGGTGGTGCGTCAAGGGTGCCATTCACTGAGCCTCCGCCAACTTGAAGTCGCAGGTCAAAGGGCTGGTGTGATTGGTCTTCCGGGTACTCGTGCTGGTCAGGGGCGGTTGTCTGTTGTGTAGATCGTTTACCAGCGGTCGGCTGTCGGTTCTTGAGGTACGTCTCGTGATGTCGAACCCTCGGCGGATTCGTGCAGGTCCAAACGGGTGAGGGTGAAACCTTCCTGCAGGCGGAGACGCAGCCGGGGCGGTTCCGGGCAGGGAAAGGGGTGCTGACAGCACGTCCTCCCTTTCAGCGAAGGATCAGCCCATGCGCTTGCGCAACACCGTGGCCGCCGCCCTCGGCGCCCTCCTGCTCTCCGCGGCCCTGCCGACCTCGCCCGCTGCGGCCGCCACCGGCGACTTCGTGTACACCTACGTCGGCCTCAACGGCCTGAGCCTGCGAGGGGAGCTCAACGCCCCGAACAGCGGCGAGTGCATCAACATCCCCGAGACGGTCGGCTCGGCCCTGCCCGCCTTCGCCCCGCGCAACTACACGACATCCACCGCCACCGTCTTCCTCGAAGCGGACTGCGACGGCGACACCTTCTACGCGATGTCCCCCGGCCAGAGGCTCGGCGACCGCCTGCGCCTGCGCTCCGTCGTCTTCAGCTGACACCCACCCCACCCCGCGACAAGGCCGGGCCCCTTCCATGAACGGGCCCGGCCCCACGAGAGATACATGCCTCGCCACGGGGGCGTACCGGCGCCGCGAACACGCCACCTGAGCGGGATCTGGACGGGGCGGCGGATGGCCCTGGACCCGCGCCCCGGACAGCTCCGCGCGCCGGATCCCGCCGCCCCACCCGAGGAACCCGCACTCGCCGCCGGACTGCACGGTACCCAGTGCAAGGGCATCGACGAGACCGTGGACTACGCGGCGGCAAGGCCGAGCGCCTGCGCTATGGCTCCTTTCCCAGCCCTGGAGCGGCGAGCACTCCAGTTCCTGCCCGCCGGGGCCGGACAGCCCTCTACGATCCGGTGCATGCTGGATCCCGAGCTGCTGGAACGGATCACCGCGCGGCGTGCGGAACTGGACGAACTCGAAGAACAGCTGGCCACTCAGCTGGCGGAAGTGCGCGCCGAACGGGACGAACTCGCCGTCGCCGAAAGCGTTCTTGAGCGGATAGCCGGGCAGCTCGCCGAGGAACGCGCCTCCGCCAGGCCGATGCCGGGGCAGGTGGGCGGCCAGGCGGTGATGCTGATCCCGCACCGCGAGCCGGGCCAGGAGGAGGACACGCTGCCGCGGGACTACCAGCGCATCATCATCGCCGTGCAGCAGGCCGCCAGACCGGTCATGGCCCGCGAGGTCGGCGAGGCAGTGGGGGTGGACGTCAGCGTGAAGTCCAAGCTGGAACCGCTGCGCGGCAAGCTGCTCAGACTCGTCGACCGCGGCTGGCTCCGCAAACTGCCCGACGGCCGGTTCACCACCCGCCTGTGACCAGCAGCATCGCCACTCGGAGCGGTCCGGCACGGGCGATACCCGGTTGCCCCCGGAGGCCGTTGGAATTGCGTGACGAATACCAAAGAGCGCGCCGAGG comes from Streptomyces virginiae and encodes:
- a CDS encoding peptidylprolyl isomerase; translated protein: MAVPTSQGPLPLRLDQAKAPCTVQSFLHLARHGFYDRTVCHRLTAYPTLKVLQCGDPTGTGEGGPGYKYKDELPVDLPPAPTDPTGARRLYGRGLLAMANAGPDTNGSQFFVVYGDSALRPNYTVFGTVGPDGLATLDKTAAGGIEPTAEDPAPVDGTPVLRTELLRVRPSCRH
- the soxR gene encoding redox-sensitive transcriptional activator SoxR; translation: MSSDRSEAERATPDDWLSIGDVSARTGAAVSALRFYEELGLIASERDNRNQRRYPRHMLRRIALISVAKRIGIPLQDLREAFADVPLDRPPSHQEWQLASRGWKRRLEERRQTIERLEAELTGCIGCGCLSMKACALLNPGDALAEDGVGPRRL
- the fdxA gene encoding ferredoxin, which produces MTFVIALPCVDVKDKACIDECPVDCIYEGDRMLYIHPDECIDCGACEPACPVEAIFFEDDTPQEWRHFNTVNAEFFSDLGSPGSSAKLGPIGRDHPIVAALPPQEAD